In Fusarium oxysporum f. sp. lycopersici 4287 chromosome 6, whole genome shotgun sequence, a single window of DNA contains:
- a CDS encoding hypothetical protein (At least one base has a quality score < 10), giving the protein MSSRNTRIMCSEVQQVSGRGGTHNLDGKAVFECDILVIGAGAAGLAAAAAVHDEGRRVIVIEKEDHVGGTTFGSGGCMWIPNNLFMQELGIEDSTEQAECYINTVEKATRPALAEDTARQALRNRWLKAFLMQGPEMMRYFRDQGFRWMPLPSKIPDYHPHVEGAVEHGRTLDPEVFDAATLEDWLKYLPAQSKMPVVPRFQDLFVSTRHTSSTSHTTESAASIQCIGRPTSMGQSLIAQLLNICRKHGNVSILTRCELQELLSSGAEGRVIGAKVRCERSHESVDIHASLGVILATGGFSQNQVMRDTYLRIVPAEVAGAKMVTMADWSLAARGDVGVALQVGERLGADSAQLDQVWGIPTRIDFAEGRMMEEKVTEAMFAISKPFSFVVDGDGRRFFSESQPYGPAVRAMYERAKENTKATVFWLIFDSMYMQEYPPRGLENSCSIDVAVNLGRLFRSDTIDDLAKQILEPDHHLQSTVVEWNEMCENGHDKYFHRGEDRYQQFIGDPNVTPNPCMGPVKESPFYAMKIFPGDDGTRGGLLTDEFARVLGKSGIAIPGLYAGGNASVALLESQGAGTTLAPAMTEGFIAVSNMLSVANGAEAR; this is encoded by the coding sequence ATGTCATCACGCAACACACGGATCATGTGCTCTGAAGTTCAGCAAGTCTCTGGGCGTGGCGGAACACATAATCTTGATGGGAAGGCAGTCTTCGAATGCGACATTCTCGTGATAGGCGCCGGCGCTGCAGGCCTGGCCGCGGCGGCAGCTGTGCATGATGAAGGGCGTAGAGTCATCGtcattgagaaggaggacCATGTCGGTGGTACTACATTTGGGTCCGGCGGTTGCATGTGGATACCCAACAATCTCTTTATGCAAGAACTTGGCATCGAGGATAGCACAGAGCAAGCCGAATGTTACATCAATACTGTGGAGAAGGCTACGAGACCAGCTCTAGCCGAAGACACTGCCCGTCAAGCTCTGCGGAACAGATGGTTGAAGGCCTTTCTGATGCAGGGGcctgagatgatgagatatTTCAGGGATCAGGGCTTTCGATGGATGCCATTGCCGTCCAAGATCCCCGATTACCACCCTCATGTAGAAGGTGCAGTTGAGCACGGCCGGACCTTGGACCCTGAAGTCTTCGATGCAGCAACCCTGGAAGACTGGTTGAAATACCTTCCGGCGCAGAGCAAGATGCCTGTTGTTCCCCGATTTCAAGACCTTTTCGTCTCGACAAGGCACACTTCCTCTACAAGCCACACTACTGAGAGCGCAGCCTCGATTCAATGCATCGGGAGGCCAACATCAATGGGTCAGTCGCTGATCGCTCAGCTCCTCAATATCTGTAGGAAGCATGGCAACGTGAGTATTTTGACCCGGTGTGAGCTACAAGAGCTCTTGTCCTCCGGGGCGGAGGGCCGAGTCATCGGAGCAAAAGTCCGATGTGAACGTAGCCATGAATCAGTCGATATCCATGCATCACTAGGCGTGATACTTGCCACAGGAGGGTTCTCTCAGAACCAGGTGATGAGGGATACCTACCTCCGTATAGTGCCCGCCGAGGTCGCAGGAGCAAAGATGGTTACCATGGCAGATTGGAGTCTTGCTGCGCGCGgcgatgttggtgttgcgCTCCAAGTCGGCGAAAGGCTTGGCGCTGACAGTGCGCAGCTCGACCAGGTCTGGGGCATTCCGACAAGAATCGACTTCGCGGAAGGAAGAATGATGGAAGAAAAAGTAACGGAAGCCATGTTCGCCATATCCAAGCCATTTTCCTTTGTAGTAGACGGCGATGGGCGCCGTTTCTTCTCCGAATCCCAACCATACGGTCCTGCTGTCAGGGCCATGTATGAAAGGGCGAAGGAGAACACCAAAGCGACCGTGTTTTGGCTTATTTTCGATAGCATGTACATGCAGGAATACCCTCCAAGGGGACTGGAGAATTCATGCTCAATCGACGTCGCCGTCAACCTTGGCCGCCTGTTCCGTTCAGACACGATTGATGATTTGGCAAAACAAATTCTAGAACCGGACCACCATCTGCAGTCGACCGTGGTTGAATGGAACGAGATGTGCGAAAATGGCCACGACAAGTACTTCCACAGGGGTGAGGATAGGTACCAGCAGTTTATCGGCGATCCAAATGTGACCCCGAACCCTTGTATGGGTCCCGTCAAAGAGAGCCCATTCTACGCCATGAAGATCTTCCCCGGTGATGATGGCACAAGAGGTGGTCTTCTAACCGACGAGTTTGCCAGAGTGCTCGGCAAGAGCGGCATAGCGATTCCTGGCTTATATGCTGGTGGGAACGCATCCGTTGCGCTCCTGGAATCGCAAGGTGCGGGTACGACACTCGCTCCAGCGATGACTGAGGGTTTTATCGCTGTGAGTAATATGTTATCGGTAGCTAATGGGGCTGAAGCTAGGTAA
- a CDS encoding hypothetical protein (At least one base has a quality score < 10) encodes MPPTWPVSPFPNTSSDSGKEMESHLVDNPSSYVTGLTLRKTCRESRYAACLEERQRRSGACALLSQGSTWIVTGRKTSYSLTSGEIDLREHSHILCAPDDLVIFQLHPLESASFTPCNNRPDSGLGKWGLGMRHIGWEYHADWFSNRRICPSTDILNFLCSCALQGARAGNLETIWIVNYNIKRKQWVPSTKTTNGKADMHVFKMDKYRLVEVDYKDWRRLSREEATWEEVSENPEEDATNTFLPFVNFLQGLISLLIGHRQALRPHPVRVGILACETY; translated from the coding sequence ATGCCCCCAACATGGCCTGTCAGTCCTTTCCCAAACACCTCTAGCGATTCAGGGAAAGAGATGGAGTCGCATTTAGTTGATAACCCTTCTTCGTACGTAACCGGTCTGACTCTTCGGAAGACATGCAGAGAGTCCCGTTACGCCGCTTGTCTAGAGGAGAGGCAGAGGAGAAGTGGCGCTTGCGCGCTGTTAAGCCAAGGCTCAACTTGGATTGTCACGGGACGCAAAACATCGTATTCATTGACTTCCGGAGAAATTGATTTAAGAGAACATTCACACATTTTGTGCGCTCCAGATGACCTCGTTATCTttcagcttcatcctctCGAATCGGCGTCCTTTACTCCATGCAACAATAGACCAGATTCAGGCTTGGGGAAGTGGGGCCTCGGGATGCGGCATATTGGCTGGGAGTATCACGCCGACTGGTTCTCCAACAGGAGGATATGCCCATCCACCGACATTCTGAACTTCCTGTGTTCATGCGCCTTGCAAGGCGCAAGGGCTGGCAATCTAGAGACAATATGGATAGTGAACTACAACATCAAACGAAAACAGTGGGTGCCTTCCACAAAAACAACAAACGGCAAGGCCGATATGCATGTTTTCAAGATGGATAAGTATCGACTTGTAGAAGTCGACTACAAAGATTGGCGCCGCTTGTCACGAGAAGAGGCTACATGGGAAGAAGTTTCGGAAAACCCAGAAGAAGACGCAACCAACACTTTCTTACCGTTCGTCAACTTTCTTCAAGGCTTGATCTCACTTCTGATTGGGCATCGCCAAGCTCTTCGACCGCATCCCGTTCGTGTTGGAATCTTGGCATGTGAGACGTATTAA
- a CDS encoding hypothetical protein (At least one base has a quality score < 10), translating to MPVAPTSMWPHAMSLSSDRVLLRPHRCDDCMSSSLLNHPPYCDPSCFEDSPSNLDSACGSPMSQRNPSLRRDYATSNITVAGREFGCNICVEYKEAVGFVRPAASSGRSTRDSMGYVVSEEINRPASAPQPHDPSSLPPNPAEWLPLTSWSDPNTPDVGDLFEDACLLMEEKETNKQTDLYELPPADSTSLLASYRDFILYGEQDCFNDLRSPFFKQAFVMPEVQDDDGSISDDDGKCYCGFCKPFLWQDGAEEEEDLWIGENGEVASAA from the coding sequence ATGCCGGTCGCTCCTACATCTATGTGGCCCCATGCCATGAGTCTATCTTCTGATCGCGTGTTGCTACGGCCGCATCGATGCGACGACTGTATGTCCTCGTCACTACTAAACCATCCGCCCTATTGTGACCCGTCTTGTTTTGAGGACTCTCCCTCGAACTTGGACTCAGCATGCGGGTCACCAATGAGCCAACGAAACCCTAGCCTCCGTCGAGACTATGCCACAAGTAATATCACAGTGGCTGGACGCGAGTTTGGTTGCAACATATGCGTTGAATACAAAGAGGCGGTTGGGTTCGTTCGACCAGCCGCAAGCTCCGGCCGTTCAACACGGGACAGTATGGGCTACGTGGTTTCCGAGGAAATAAATAGGCCGGCATCAGCTCCGCAGCCACATGACCCCTCCTCACTCCCCCCCAATCCTGCGGAATGGCTTCCCCTTACATCCTGGAGCGATCCAAATACCCCTGATGTTGGCGACTTGTTCGAGGACGCATGTCTCTTGatggaagaaaaggagacaaacaaacaaacagaCCTCTATGAGCTTCCCCCTGCCGACAGTACCTCTCTGCTCGCAAGCTATCGAGATTTTATCCTATATGGAGAGCAAGACTGTTTCAATGATCTTAGATCACCGTTCTTCAAGCAGGCCTTTGTAATGCCGGAAGTTCAAGACGACGATGGGTCAATAAGCGACGATGACGGTAAATGTTATTGCGGATTTTGTAAGCCCTTTCTTTGGCAAGATGgtgcagaggaagaagaggattTGTGGATTGGGGAAAATGGAGAAGTCGCTAGCGCTGCGTGA